The Rhodospirillaceae bacterium genomic interval GACCAATTCCGGGTCAAGCGACGACGTTGGTTCATCAAACAGCATGACATCGGGCTCCATGGCCAGGGCCCGGGCAATGGCGGCGCGCTGTTGCTGGCCACCCGATGTGTGTGACGGGTAGTAATCGCGGCGCTCAAACATGCCAACCTTGTGCAGGATCGCATCGGCCCGCTCAATGGCCTCGGCCTTTGGCACTTTCAGGACGTGAACCGGCGCTTCGATGACGTTTTCCAGTACCGTCATGTGGGACCACAGATTGAAGTTTTGGAAAACCATGCCCAGCTTGGTTCTGATCCGCGCCACTTGTTTCTGGTCGGCGGGTTCGGGTTGG includes:
- a CDS encoding ATP-binding cassette domain-containing protein, translating into QPEPADQKQVARIRTKLGMVFQNFNLWSHMTVLENVIEAPVHVLKVPKAEAIERADAILHKVGMFERRDYYPSHTSGGQQQRAAIARALAMEPDVMLFDEPTSSLDPELVGEVLKVIRDLAEEGATMIVVTHEVGFAREVSTQSVFLHEGRIEEQGKPQEMFANPASERFRQFLSSNL